The following proteins are encoded in a genomic region of Variovorax paradoxus:
- a CDS encoding tyrosine-type recombinase/integrase: protein MRARPRGNLIHYYLDTGGKPRKEIPLGSDYALAVKKWGELAVQPRPEGVQPASEGTFAAVVQAYWKDIIPTKEPRTRRDNEKERVWILRFFNTPPAPIDKIEPQHIQQYLNWRVKEAVKAAEARNAARVKAGRASVPIPPKYGQVRANREKALISHIWNYARSTGKTKLPNPCAGIKGFRETGRDVYVDDELFERVKQHADKPLEFAMRLADTTGQRPADVLGMSEEHIRGQYLGVKQGKTKAKLRIMVENDLETLIEEIRAYKAGLPKQAPPLLVNERGNPLTAAMLRKRFDKARKAAGIDIATFQFRDLRAKAATDADDSTGIKDAQSLLGHATEEMTAKYIRHKLGKKVRIGTSKKESE from the coding sequence ATGCGCGCGCGGCCGCGCGGCAACCTCATCCACTACTACCTCGACACGGGCGGCAAGCCCCGCAAGGAAATCCCGCTCGGGTCGGACTACGCGCTTGCCGTCAAGAAGTGGGGCGAACTCGCCGTGCAGCCGCGGCCCGAAGGCGTGCAGCCGGCCAGCGAAGGCACGTTCGCGGCGGTCGTTCAGGCCTACTGGAAGGACATCATCCCAACGAAGGAGCCGCGCACCCGCCGAGACAACGAGAAAGAGCGCGTCTGGATCCTGCGCTTCTTCAACACGCCACCGGCGCCCATCGACAAGATCGAGCCCCAGCACATTCAGCAGTACCTCAACTGGCGCGTGAAGGAGGCCGTGAAAGCTGCAGAGGCCCGCAACGCCGCGCGGGTGAAGGCCGGGCGTGCGTCGGTGCCGATCCCACCGAAGTACGGCCAGGTACGCGCCAATCGCGAGAAGGCGCTGATCTCGCACATCTGGAACTATGCGCGATCAACAGGGAAGACCAAGCTCCCCAACCCGTGCGCCGGCATCAAGGGGTTCCGCGAGACCGGGCGCGATGTCTATGTGGACGACGAGCTATTCGAGCGCGTCAAACAGCACGCCGATAAGCCGCTCGAGTTCGCGATGCGGCTTGCGGACACTACCGGCCAGCGGCCGGCTGATGTGCTGGGCATGAGCGAAGAGCACATTCGCGGCCAATACCTGGGCGTGAAGCAGGGCAAGACGAAGGCGAAGCTGCGCATCATGGTCGAGAACGACCTCGAAACGCTGATCGAGGAAATCCGGGCCTACAAGGCCGGTCTTCCGAAGCAGGCGCCTCCGCTATTGGTGAACGAGCGTGGCAACCCGCTCACCGCGGCAATGCTGCGCAAACGCTTCGACAAGGCCAGGAAGGCTGCAGGCATTGACATCGCAACATTTCAATTCCGTGACCTGCGCGCGAAGGCCGCCACGGATGCCGACGACTCCACCGGCATCAAGGATGCGCAATCGCTGCTGGGCCATGCCACCGAAGAGATGACCGCCAAATACATCCGGCACAAGCTCGGCAAGAAGGTGCGCATCGGCACCTCGAAAAAGGAGTCGGAATAG
- the rsgA gene encoding ribosome small subunit-dependent GTPase A, giving the protein MAKPGRTPAKGAGTSARILLDGLVIASHGRHCLVETPAGERLICHPRGKKSQAVVGDRVRWQASEDEGTIEEVVPRRNLFYRQDEIRTKSFAANLDHVLILIAAEPEFSEHQLARALIAAQAQRITPIIALNKSDLAEPFERAWNKLAPYRRMHHGVLPLSLKASGEADYASLMKLLSGKSTLVLGPSGAGKSTLINLLVPGATALTGEISQALNSGKHTTTSTTWYWVDEARTTGLIDSPGFQEFGLNHIAPMQLASLMPDIAEHANDCKFYNCTHLHEPGCGVIANVDSPAKPGPISATRYRIYGELFAELSQSRY; this is encoded by the coding sequence TTGGCTAAGCCGGGCCGCACCCCCGCCAAGGGGGCCGGCACCTCCGCGCGCATTCTTCTCGACGGCCTGGTCATCGCGAGCCACGGGCGCCATTGCCTGGTCGAAACACCCGCGGGCGAACGCCTGATCTGCCATCCGCGCGGCAAAAAGAGCCAGGCCGTGGTCGGCGACCGCGTGCGCTGGCAGGCGAGCGAAGACGAAGGCACCATCGAAGAGGTCGTGCCGCGCCGCAACCTCTTCTACCGGCAGGACGAGATCCGCACCAAGTCGTTCGCGGCCAATCTCGACCATGTGTTGATCCTGATCGCGGCCGAGCCGGAATTTTCGGAGCATCAGCTGGCGCGTGCGCTGATTGCCGCCCAGGCCCAACGCATCACGCCGATCATCGCGCTCAACAAGAGCGACCTCGCGGAACCCTTCGAACGCGCGTGGAACAAGCTCGCGCCCTACCGCCGCATGCACCATGGCGTGCTGCCGCTCTCGCTCAAGGCGTCTGGCGAAGCCGACTACGCATCGCTGATGAAACTGCTTTCGGGCAAGAGCACGCTGGTGCTGGGCCCTTCGGGCGCCGGCAAGAGCACGCTCATCAACCTGCTGGTGCCTGGCGCCACCGCGTTGACCGGCGAAATTTCGCAGGCGCTGAATTCGGGCAAGCACACCACCACGAGCACCACGTGGTACTGGGTCGACGAAGCACGCACCACCGGCCTGATCGACTCGCCGGGTTTTCAGGAATTCGGGCTCAATCACATCGCGCCGATGCAGCTCGCGAGCCTGATGCCCGACATTGCCGAGCATGCGAACGACTGCAAGTTCTACAACTGCACCCATCTGCACGAGCCGGGCTGCGGCGTGATCGCGAACGTAGATTCGCCCGCCAAGCCGGGGCCGATCAGCGCCACGCGCTACAGGATCTATGGCGAGCTCTTTGCTGAGCTCAGCCAGTCGCGCTACTGA
- a CDS encoding M48 family metallopeptidase, which translates to MSYSLIFTTAFAAALVAGLLVKFWLASRQVRHVARHRGAVPAAFEHTITLAAHQKAADYTVAKARFGMVEMAWSTALLLGWTLLGGLDVLNKLLLAWLGGGMVQQLALLAAFAAIGGLLELPFTLWQTFRLEERFGFNKMTFRLWLRDTIVSTLIGAAIGLPIAALILWIMGTAGTTWWLWAWAAWMGFSLLMMVVFPMFIAPLFNKFKPLDDPTLKERVTALMKRCGFRAKGLFVMDGSTRSAHANAYFTGFGASKRVVFYDTLLRQLNASEVEAVLAHELGHFKHRHVVKRLVAMFALSLAGFALLGWVSTQAWFYTGLGVQPSMAATAPNNALALLLFMLAVPVFGFFVAPLSALLSRKHEFEADAYAVAQTSGADLSAALLKLYQDNASTLTPDPVFVKFYYSHPPASERLARMASA; encoded by the coding sequence ATGTCCTATTCGCTCATCTTCACCACTGCCTTCGCGGCTGCACTGGTCGCCGGCCTGCTCGTGAAGTTCTGGCTCGCTTCGCGGCAAGTGCGCCATGTCGCACGGCATCGCGGCGCCGTGCCGGCCGCTTTCGAACACACCATCACCCTCGCCGCCCACCAGAAGGCCGCCGACTACACCGTTGCCAAGGCCCGTTTCGGCATGGTCGAGATGGCGTGGAGCACGGCATTGCTGCTGGGCTGGACACTGCTGGGCGGCCTCGATGTGCTCAACAAGCTGCTGCTGGCCTGGCTCGGCGGCGGCATGGTGCAGCAGCTGGCCCTCTTGGCGGCTTTCGCGGCCATCGGCGGCTTGCTCGAACTGCCTTTCACGCTCTGGCAGACCTTCAGGCTCGAAGAGCGCTTCGGCTTCAACAAGATGACGTTTCGCCTCTGGCTGCGCGACACCATCGTCTCCACGCTGATCGGCGCGGCCATCGGGCTGCCGATCGCGGCGCTGATCCTGTGGATCATGGGCACCGCCGGCACCACTTGGTGGCTCTGGGCCTGGGCGGCATGGATGGGCTTCAGCTTGCTGATGATGGTCGTCTTTCCGATGTTCATCGCGCCGCTGTTCAACAAGTTCAAGCCGCTCGACGACCCTACGCTGAAGGAGCGCGTCACGGCGCTGATGAAGCGTTGCGGCTTTCGCGCCAAGGGCCTGTTCGTGATGGATGGCAGCACCCGCAGCGCCCACGCCAATGCGTACTTCACGGGCTTCGGCGCGAGCAAGCGGGTGGTGTTCTACGACACGCTGCTGCGCCAGCTCAATGCCAGCGAAGTCGAGGCCGTGCTCGCGCACGAACTCGGCCATTTCAAGCACCGCCACGTCGTGAAGCGGCTGGTCGCGATGTTTGCGCTGAGCCTCGCGGGCTTCGCGCTGCTGGGCTGGGTGTCGACCCAGGCCTGGTTCTATACGGGGCTGGGCGTGCAGCCCAGCATGGCGGCCACAGCGCCGAACAACGCACTCGCGCTGTTGCTGTTCATGCTCGCGGTCCCGGTGTTCGGCTTCTTTGTCGCGCCGCTGTCGGCATTGCTGTCGCGCAAGCACGAGTTCGAGGCCGATGCGTATGCGGTGGCGCAAACCAGCGGCGCGGACCTGTCGGCCGCGTTGCTCAAACTCTACCAGGACAACGCGTCGACGCTCACGCCCGACCCGGTGTTCGTCAAGTTCTACTATTCCCACCCTCCGGCCTCCGAGCGCCTGGCGCGCATGGCGTCGGCCTGA
- a CDS encoding DUF4224 domain-containing protein → MSEHLFLSDADLAKLTGFKIKSKQIDWLRTEGLPFRISATGHPVVTRSAVEGREDSATAEISWTPGLVGG, encoded by the coding sequence ATGAGCGAACATCTATTCCTCAGCGATGCCGATCTAGCGAAGCTGACCGGCTTCAAGATCAAGTCCAAGCAAATCGATTGGCTGCGGACAGAAGGCTTGCCCTTCCGCATCAGCGCGACCGGCCATCCGGTCGTGACCCGTTCGGCGGTCGAGGGGCGCGAAGATTCCGCGACGGCCGAAATCAGCTGGACGCCCGGCTTGGTCGGAGGCTGA
- a CDS encoding ribonuclease H family protein produces the protein MIEIYTDGSCWPNPSANGGWSFVVYENGHELCTFSGKADSLTSSNRMEQTAMLRALLWLGDRPAVLHSDSRYVVDGLNLWSAKWQRNGWTRKDKATKKICDVMNADLWQVMVIARQRQHEVRWVKGHAGHIGNERADGLAEAARVGIAA, from the coding sequence ATGATCGAGATCTACACCGATGGGTCTTGCTGGCCCAACCCGAGCGCCAACGGCGGCTGGAGCTTCGTCGTGTACGAGAACGGCCACGAGCTCTGCACCTTCAGCGGCAAGGCCGACAGTCTCACCTCGAGCAATCGCATGGAGCAAACCGCCATGCTGCGCGCCCTGCTGTGGCTCGGCGACCGTCCCGCAGTGCTGCACAGCGACAGCCGCTATGTGGTCGATGGCCTCAATCTGTGGTCTGCGAAGTGGCAGCGCAACGGCTGGACGCGCAAGGACAAGGCCACCAAGAAGATCTGCGATGTGATGAACGCCGATCTCTGGCAAGTGATGGTGATTGCCCGCCAGCGTCAGCATGAGGTGCGCTGGGTCAAGGGGCACGCCGGCCACATCGGCAACGAGCGTGCGGATGGGCTCGCCGAAGCCGCGCGCGTCGGAATAGCTGCATGA
- a CDS encoding DEAD/DEAH box helicase: MTDAFEAQGEFAPVQSTNNNEFIAVADTVSEAPILEALDAAAPEAAVAEEARIPNGFIKLGLAPELIAAVADLGFTQPTTVQDKVIPLAMGGEAGQDGKARFVDLMVSSQTGSGKTAAFLLPVLHTLLKRQAEAEAEAKAEFQRLAAEAAARGEAVPKKPKRKDPTNARHFKAATPGALILCPTRELAQQVAHDAIELVRHCRGLRVANVVGGMPYQLQIAKLQNADLVVATPGRLLDLQRSQQLKLDQVKFLVVDEADRMLDLGFSDDLAEVNQLTIERQQTMMFSATFAPRIQQLAQRVMREPQRITIDSPQEKHANIKQSLYWADNSQHKRKLLDHWLRDTSINQAIVFASTQVECDGLANDLQQEGFSAVALHGALSQGLRNRRLMALRQGQVQILVATDVAARGIDVPTITHVFNFGLPMKAEDYTHRIGRTGRAGRDGLAITFAEFRDRRKIMDIEQYSRQQFKAEVVAGLEPQQRMPQSRPPMGEYRGGRGDNQSRDRKFGNGGAGGGGGYRGGNAGGNSGGYAGASGFNDRNARGPAQGQGPRGFQGGNNAGFGGGRDDGGSNGGGAGYGRKPGWGDSAPRGGQGHGHHGGGRGEGGGFAPREGFAPREGFAPRGNGAGHGGPGKVFVPRDAQKRAFKPTR, translated from the coding sequence ATGACCGACGCTTTTGAAGCGCAGGGCGAGTTCGCGCCTGTGCAATCCACCAACAACAACGAATTCATCGCCGTCGCGGACACCGTGTCCGAAGCGCCGATCCTCGAGGCGCTCGACGCCGCTGCTCCCGAAGCTGCCGTGGCCGAGGAAGCCCGCATTCCCAACGGCTTCATCAAGCTAGGCCTCGCGCCGGAACTGATCGCCGCCGTGGCCGACCTGGGCTTTACCCAGCCCACCACCGTGCAAGACAAGGTGATTCCCCTCGCCATGGGCGGTGAAGCCGGCCAGGACGGCAAGGCCCGTTTCGTCGACCTGATGGTCTCGAGCCAGACCGGTTCGGGCAAGACCGCCGCTTTCCTGCTGCCCGTGCTGCACACGCTGCTCAAGCGCCAGGCCGAAGCCGAAGCCGAAGCCAAGGCCGAATTCCAGCGCCTGGCCGCCGAAGCCGCAGCCCGCGGCGAAGCCGTGCCCAAGAAGCCGAAGCGCAAGGACCCGACCAACGCGCGCCATTTCAAGGCCGCCACCCCTGGCGCCCTGATCCTCTGCCCGACGCGCGAACTCGCGCAGCAAGTTGCGCACGACGCCATCGAACTGGTCCGCCATTGCCGCGGCCTGCGCGTTGCCAACGTGGTGGGCGGCATGCCTTACCAGCTGCAGATTGCCAAGCTGCAGAACGCCGACCTCGTGGTGGCCACGCCCGGCCGCCTGCTCGACCTGCAGCGCTCGCAGCAGCTCAAGCTCGACCAGGTCAAGTTCCTGGTGGTCGACGAAGCCGACCGCATGCTCGACCTCGGCTTCTCGGATGACCTGGCTGAAGTGAACCAGCTCACCATCGAGCGCCAGCAGACCATGATGTTCAGCGCCACCTTCGCGCCGCGCATCCAGCAGCTGGCCCAGCGCGTCATGCGCGAGCCGCAACGCATCACGATCGACAGCCCGCAAGAGAAGCACGCCAACATCAAGCAATCGCTGTACTGGGCCGACAACAGCCAGCACAAGCGCAAGCTGCTCGACCACTGGCTGCGTGACACCAGCATCAACCAGGCGATCGTGTTCGCCAGCACGCAAGTCGAGTGCGACGGCCTCGCCAACGACCTGCAGCAAGAAGGCTTCAGCGCCGTGGCGCTGCACGGCGCCCTGAGCCAGGGCCTGCGCAATCGCCGCCTGATGGCGCTGCGCCAAGGCCAGGTCCAGATCCTGGTGGCCACCGACGTTGCCGCCCGCGGCATCGACGTGCCGACCATCACCCACGTCTTCAACTTCGGCCTGCCGATGAAGGCCGAGGACTACACCCACCGCATCGGCCGCACCGGCCGTGCAGGCCGCGACGGCCTGGCCATCACGTTTGCCGAGTTCCGCGATCGCCGCAAGATCATGGACATCGAGCAATACAGCCGCCAGCAGTTCAAGGCTGAAGTGGTTGCCGGCCTCGAGCCGCAACAGCGCATGCCGCAATCGCGCCCGCCGATGGGCGAGTACCGCGGTGGCCGTGGCGACAACCAGTCGCGCGACCGCAAGTTCGGCAATGGCGGCGCAGGCGGCGGCGGTGGTTACCGCGGCGGCAATGCCGGCGGCAACAGCGGCGGCTACGCCGGTGCCAGCGGCTTCAACGACCGCAACGCACGCGGTCCGGCCCAGGGCCAAGGCCCCCGCGGCTTCCAGGGCGGCAACAACGCCGGCTTCGGCGGCGGTCGCGACGACGGTGGCAGCAACGGCGGTGGCGCAGGCTACGGCCGCAAGCCGGGCTGGGGCGACAGCGCTCCGCGCGGCGGCCAGGGCCATGGCCACCACGGTGGTGGCCGCGGCGAAGGCGGCGGCTTTGCGCCCCGTGAAGGCTTCGCACCCCGCGAAGGATTCGCTCCGCGCGGCAATGGCGCAGGCCATGGCGGCCCGGGCAAGGTCTTCGTGCCCCGCGACGCCCAGAAGCGTGCGTTCAAGCCCACGCGCTGA
- a CDS encoding acyl-CoA thioesterase yields the protein MSNGESGAGLAEFQRPRMIRFSDCDPAGIVFYPQYFVMLNGLVEDWVGEGLGIDYHALIAERRIGLPTVRLEADFRAVSRMGDHVALGLAVERLGSRSMTLVLRCFDPASGELRMQVKQVLVTTSLDSHRAVEIPQDLRAAILRTSPSSTAV from the coding sequence ATGAGCAACGGCGAAAGCGGAGCGGGCCTGGCCGAGTTCCAGCGCCCTCGGATGATCCGATTTTCCGATTGCGATCCAGCGGGCATCGTCTTCTATCCGCAGTACTTCGTCATGCTCAACGGCCTGGTGGAAGACTGGGTGGGAGAAGGGCTCGGCATCGACTACCACGCGCTCATTGCCGAGCGGCGCATCGGCCTGCCTACGGTGCGGCTCGAGGCCGACTTTCGCGCCGTGAGCCGCATGGGCGACCACGTCGCGCTGGGCTTGGCGGTGGAGAGGCTGGGTTCGCGCTCGATGACGCTCGTCTTGCGCTGCTTCGACCCGGCGAGCGGCGAACTGCGCATGCAGGTGAAGCAAGTGCTCGTGACCACCTCGCTCGACAGTCATCGCGCCGTGGAGATACCGCAGGACTTGCGCGCGGCCATCCTGCGCACATCGCCTTCTTCTACTGCCGTCTGA
- a CDS encoding MarR family winged helix-turn-helix transcriptional regulator codes for MRNDASHAALSDAEELGHEARAGREDHAMLRLWLRMLASTTQIEAEIRRRLRERFGISLARFDYMAQLYRYEEGLKMRVLSRYLMVTGGNVTGLTDELERDGLVARAHSPDDRRSWIVSLTPKGRASFETMAKEHEQWILEMFSGLDMKTVKQMHTQLGQLRVHVMRSEPAGEEG; via the coding sequence ATGCGCAACGATGCCTCGCACGCCGCGCTCAGCGATGCCGAAGAACTCGGTCACGAGGCCCGCGCCGGCCGCGAAGACCACGCCATGCTCAGGCTGTGGCTGCGCATGCTCGCAAGCACCACGCAAATCGAGGCCGAGATACGGCGCCGGCTGCGCGAGCGCTTCGGCATCTCGCTGGCGCGTTTCGACTACATGGCCCAGCTCTACCGCTATGAAGAGGGCCTCAAGATGCGCGTGCTGTCGCGCTACCTGATGGTGACCGGCGGCAACGTCACGGGCCTGACCGACGAGCTCGAGCGCGATGGCCTGGTGGCGCGCGCGCACAGTCCCGATGACCGCCGCTCGTGGATCGTGAGCCTCACGCCGAAGGGCCGCGCGAGCTTCGAAACCATGGCCAAGGAACACGAGCAGTGGATCCTGGAGATGTTCTCGGGCCTCGACATGAAGACCGTCAAGCAGATGCATACGCAGCTTGGCCAACTGCGCGTGCACGTGATGCGCAGCGAGCCAGCCGGCGAGGAGGGTTGA
- the orn gene encoding oligoribonuclease, translated as MPESLDPTIVTTTPVLKKSDQNLVWLDCEMSGLDPEKERLLEIAVVVTGPDLTPRIDGPVLVIHQSDAVLDAMDAWNKGTHGRSGLIDKVKASTFDEAAAEQQLLEFIAKYIPRSGSPMCGNTIGQDRRFLVKFMPKLEAYFHYRNLDVSTLKELAKRWKPAAYSSFKKQQAHTALADVHESIEELAHYRETFLRLTD; from the coding sequence ATGCCCGAATCCCTTGACCCCACGATCGTCACGACCACCCCGGTTCTGAAGAAAAGCGACCAGAACCTGGTCTGGCTCGACTGCGAAATGAGCGGCCTCGACCCCGAGAAAGAGCGCCTGCTCGAGATCGCCGTGGTCGTCACCGGCCCCGACCTCACGCCCCGCATCGACGGGCCCGTGCTGGTCATTCACCAGAGCGACGCGGTGCTCGACGCCATGGACGCCTGGAACAAGGGCACGCACGGCCGCAGCGGCCTCATCGACAAGGTGAAGGCTTCCACGTTCGACGAAGCCGCGGCCGAGCAGCAGTTGCTGGAATTCATCGCCAAGTACATTCCCCGCAGCGGCTCGCCGATGTGCGGCAACACCATCGGGCAGGACAGGCGCTTCCTGGTCAAGTTCATGCCCAAGCTCGAGGCGTACTTTCACTACCGCAACCTCGATGTGAGCACCCTGAAGGAGCTTGCCAAGCGCTGGAAGCCCGCTGCCTACAGTTCCTTCAAGAAACAGCAAGCGCACACTGCGCTGGCCGATGTGCACGAATCGATCGAAGAGCTCGCGCACTACCGGGAAACCTTCCTGCGACTAACGGATTAG
- the hisC gene encoding histidinol-phosphate transaminase, with protein sequence MTTAVPAYWSPRVGALEPYVPGEQPRIANLVKLNTNENPYPPSPLAVEAIQQAAANGLERYPDPTSLALREAIARRHGLQADQVFAGNGSDEVLAHAFFAFFQQAEPLLMPDVSYSFYRVYAQLYGIGCELLPVDEGLRIEVDAMATRARRGCAGLVIANPNAPTGIGLPLARIEQLLAACPERVVLVDEAYVDFGGESALPLVGKYPNLLVVQTLSKSRSLAGLRTGFACGQAHLIDALVRVKDSFNSYPLDRLAVAGAVAALEDEPWFNSTRDKVVDTREGLSLQLEDLGFEVLPSQTNFVFARHPQRDAAELAALLRERAVLVRHFKQPRIAQYLRISIGTREQCSVLVQRLQEILLENT encoded by the coding sequence ATGACCACCGCAGTGCCGGCCTACTGGAGCCCGCGCGTCGGCGCGCTCGAACCTTATGTGCCCGGCGAGCAGCCGCGCATCGCGAATCTCGTCAAGCTCAACACCAACGAGAACCCGTACCCGCCGTCGCCGCTCGCTGTCGAAGCGATCCAGCAAGCGGCGGCGAACGGCCTGGAGCGCTACCCCGATCCCACCTCGCTCGCGCTGCGCGAGGCGATTGCGCGGCGGCACGGCCTCCAGGCCGATCAGGTCTTTGCCGGCAACGGTTCGGACGAGGTGCTCGCGCATGCATTCTTCGCCTTCTTCCAGCAAGCCGAACCATTGCTGATGCCCGACGTGAGCTACAGCTTCTATCGGGTCTATGCGCAGCTCTACGGCATCGGCTGCGAACTGCTGCCGGTCGACGAAGGCTTGCGCATCGAGGTCGATGCCATGGCAACCAGAGCCCGCCGCGGCTGTGCGGGGCTCGTTATCGCCAACCCCAATGCGCCCACCGGCATCGGGCTGCCGCTCGCGCGCATCGAGCAACTGCTCGCCGCGTGCCCCGAGCGCGTGGTGCTGGTGGACGAGGCGTATGTCGACTTCGGCGGCGAGAGCGCGCTGCCGCTCGTCGGAAAGTATCCGAACCTGTTGGTGGTGCAGACCTTGTCCAAGTCGCGTTCGCTCGCCGGGCTGCGCACCGGCTTTGCCTGCGGGCAGGCGCACCTGATCGACGCGCTCGTGCGCGTCAAGGACAGCTTCAATTCCTATCCGCTCGACCGGTTGGCCGTGGCGGGCGCCGTAGCTGCGTTGGAAGACGAGCCCTGGTTCAACAGCACGCGCGACAAGGTCGTCGATACCCGCGAAGGCCTCAGCCTGCAGCTCGAAGACCTGGGCTTCGAAGTCTTGCCCTCGCAAACCAACTTTGTGTTCGCGCGCCATCCGCAGCGCGATGCGGCCGAGTTGGCGGCGCTACTGCGCGAGCGCGCAGTGCTGGTGCGGCATTTCAAGCAGCCACGCATCGCGCAGTACCTGCGCATCAGCATCGGGACGCGGGAGCAGTGCAGCGTGCTGGTGCAGCGCCTGCAGGAAATCCTGCTCGAAAACACTTGA
- a CDS encoding SDR family NAD(P)-dependent oxidoreductase, which produces MHANSLTGRHALVTGAARGIGAEIARTLAAEGATLTLLGRDLGALERVAASLAGQGHGVAAADVANAQAVQSAVALARAERGPLAILVNNAGAAESAPFLKTSVELWQRMLSVNLTGSFLCAQAALPDMLEAGWGRIVNIASTAGQKGYAYVAAYSAAKHGVIGLTRSLALEVARKGVTVNAVCPGYTDTDILRASVANVVGKTGRSEADALAEFSSVNPQRRIVQPAEVADAVRWLCGEGAASVTGQSVSVSGGEVM; this is translated from the coding sequence ATGCACGCAAATTCATTGACCGGCCGCCATGCCCTCGTGACCGGGGCCGCGCGCGGCATCGGGGCCGAAATTGCCCGCACCCTCGCGGCCGAGGGCGCAACGCTGACGCTGCTCGGGCGCGACCTCGGTGCGCTCGAGCGCGTGGCTGCGTCGCTCGCGGGCCAGGGTCACGGCGTCGCCGCCGCCGATGTGGCCAACGCGCAGGCGGTGCAGTCGGCCGTTGCGCTCGCGCGAGCCGAGCGCGGGCCGCTCGCCATCCTCGTCAACAACGCGGGTGCGGCCGAGAGCGCACCCTTTCTCAAAACTTCGGTGGAACTCTGGCAACGGATGCTGTCGGTGAATCTCACCGGCAGTTTTCTGTGCGCGCAAGCCGCGCTGCCCGACATGCTCGAAGCCGGGTGGGGCCGCATCGTCAACATCGCGAGCACCGCGGGCCAGAAGGGCTATGCCTACGTGGCGGCCTATTCGGCGGCCAAGCACGGCGTGATCGGGCTCACACGCTCGCTCGCGCTCGAAGTGGCGCGCAAGGGCGTCACGGTGAACGCGGTATGCCCCGGCTACACCGACACCGACATCCTGCGCGCGAGTGTCGCCAACGTGGTCGGCAAGACCGGCCGCAGCGAGGCCGATGCATTGGCCGAATTCTCCAGCGTCAACCCACAACGGCGCATCGTGCAGCCCGCCGAGGTGGCCGACGCGGTACGCTGGCTCTGCGGCGAGGGTGCGGCATCCGTCACCGGCCAGTCGGTTTCGGTGTCGGGCGGGGAGGTGATGTGA
- a CDS encoding 4a-hydroxytetrahydrobiopterin dehydratase: MSSMFKPKDWKAIPRHALSATEIVSGLAKLDGWKLSGDGANVAIEKTFTFANYFETIAFVNALAFIAHTQDHHPDLSVHYNRCAVRFNTHDVGGLSVTDFDCARQADALVASPAP; the protein is encoded by the coding sequence ATGAGCAGCATGTTCAAGCCCAAAGACTGGAAAGCCATTCCACGCCACGCGCTGAGCGCCACCGAGATCGTTTCCGGTCTCGCCAAGCTCGACGGTTGGAAGCTCAGCGGCGACGGCGCCAACGTCGCCATCGAGAAGACCTTTACCTTCGCCAACTACTTCGAGACCATCGCGTTCGTGAATGCGCTGGCCTTCATCGCCCATACGCAAGACCATCATCCGGACCTGTCGGTGCACTACAACCGCTGCGCCGTGCGCTTCAACACGCACGATGTCGGCGGACTTTCGGTCACGGACTTCGATTGCGCGCGCCAGGCCGATGCGCTCGTAGCCAGCCCGGCGCCGTGA